In Desulfoferula mesophila, the genomic window CCTGGGCGGCGAAGTCAGTGACTACGCCTACTACGTGTGCCCGGTGTGCGGCTACACCCAGGGCGGCAGCGCCCCGGACCGTTGCCCGGTATGTAACGCCAAGGGCGACCGCTTCATGAAGGTCGACTAGTTAGAACGTTTTTCGCTTCCCCGCGGGGCCGCTTCGGCGGCCCCGTTGCTTTTGCCCGGCCGCCTGTGCTGCAATGAAAGCAAAACAAGGAGGCGACATGAACCGGGCTCATCCGCCGCGCCGCGACGAACCGGTCTTGGTCTTGGGGGCCACCGGCTACGTGGGCGGCCGCCTGGTGCCCCGCCTGCTGGCCGCCGGCCACCGGGTGCGGGCCATGGGCCGCTCCCTGGACAAGCTGGCCTGCCGACCCTGGGCCTCCCACCCCGCCTGCGAGCTGGTGCGGGGCGACGTGCAAGATCCCCTGTCCCTGGCCCAAGGCCTCCGGGGCTGCTGGGCCGCCTTCTATCTCGTGCACTCCATGAACCCCGGCACCAAGGACTTTGCCGCCGCCGACCGCAAGGCGGCCCGCAATATGTCGCTGGCCGCGGCCGCCGCCGGGGTCGAGCGCCTAATCTACCTGGGCGGGCTGGTACCCGACGATCCCCATATCAGCCACCACCTGCGCTCCCGGGCCGAGGTGGGCCGCATCCTGCAAAGCGGCGCGGTGCCCTGCACCTGGCTGCGGGCGGCCATGATCCTGGGGGCGGGCAGCGCCTCGTTTGAGCTGCTGCGCTATCTGGCCGAGCGCCTGCCGGTGATGACCGCCCCCCGCTGGGTGAACAGCCGCTGCCAGCCCATCGCCATCTCTAACGTGCTGGGCTATCTGTTGGGCTGTCTGGAGCACGACGAGGTGGCCGGGCAGACCTACGACATCGGCGGCCCGGACGTGCGCACCTATGCCGAGATGTTCCAGATGCTGGCCCAGGAGGCGGGCCTGCCCCCGCGCCTCATCATCCCGGTGCCCTTTTTCACCCCCCGCCTGAGCAGCTATTGGATCCACCTGGTCACCCCGGTGCCGGCCAGCCTGGCCCGTCCCCTGGCCGAGGGCCTGCGCAACACCGTGGTCTGCCGCGATGAGCGCATCCGCGAGATCGTTCCCCAGGATTTGCTCACCTGCCGCCAGGCCATCCGCATCGCCCTGGAGCGCTTGGCCCAGGATCAGGTGGAGAGCTGCTGGATGGACGCGGGCGAGCTACTCCCGCCGGAATGGGTCACCTGCGGCGACGCGCCCTATGCCGGGGGCACGGTGCTCCGGGCGGGCTACCGCCTGGGCATCCCCCGGCCGGTGGAAGCGGTGTGGCCCCACGTGGCCGGGGTGGGCGGCCGCCGGGGCTGGTATTTCCAGAGTTGGCTGTGGAAGCTGCGCGGGGCCCTGGACAAGCTCCTGGGCGGGGTGGGCCTGGGCCGGGGACGGCGCAGCGCGGCCGAGCTCCGAGTGGGCGAGGCCCTGGATTTCTGGCGGGTGCTGGCCGTGGAGCCGCCCCGGCGGCTGCTCCTGCTGGCCCAGATGAAGCTGCCGGGCTCGGCCACCCTGGAGC contains:
- a CDS encoding SDR family oxidoreductase, translating into MNRAHPPRRDEPVLVLGATGYVGGRLVPRLLAAGHRVRAMGRSLDKLACRPWASHPACELVRGDVQDPLSLAQGLRGCWAAFYLVHSMNPGTKDFAAADRKAARNMSLAAAAAGVERLIYLGGLVPDDPHISHHLRSRAEVGRILQSGAVPCTWLRAAMILGAGSASFELLRYLAERLPVMTAPRWVNSRCQPIAISNVLGYLLGCLEHDEVAGQTYDIGGPDVRTYAEMFQMLAQEAGLPPRLIIPVPFFTPRLSSYWIHLVTPVPASLARPLAEGLRNTVVCRDERIREIVPQDLLTCRQAIRIALERLAQDQVESCWMDAGELLPPEWVTCGDAPYAGGTVLRAGYRLGIPRPVEAVWPHVAGVGGRRGWYFQSWLWKLRGALDKLLGGVGLGRGRRSAAELRVGEALDFWRVLAVEPPRRLLLLAQMKLPGSATLELTLSPLGEAACEARLVASYLPRGLMGLAYWYGVWPLHHWVFQGMLPGLARAAGAPPGGPAQPFDPDDPRSCALPPAH